Proteins from a single region of Mesorhizobium sp. B1-1-8:
- a CDS encoding 3-hydroxybutyrate dehydrogenase, which produces MRSLSETSSVKQAGGRLMDKVAMITGAASGIGREIALTFAREGAKVVIADLDQQAARRTAAEIDPTGKRALGVAMDVGNEEQVEIGMGQAIQAFGRLDVLVSNAGVQIVGPLVEFEFAKWKKLLSIHLDGAFLTTRAALRQMYKQNSGSIIYMGSVHSKEASPLKAPYVTAKHGLIGLAKVVAKEGADRGVRANVICPGFVRTPLVEKQIPEQAREFGISEAEVVKNIMLKETVDGQFTTVQDVAETALFLAAFPSNALTGQSLVVSHGWSMQ; this is translated from the coding sequence ATGCGTTCGCTAAGTGAAACATCGTCGGTCAAGCAGGCCGGCGGCCGGCTTATGGACAAGGTCGCAATGATCACTGGAGCTGCGAGCGGCATCGGCAGGGAAATTGCACTCACCTTTGCCCGTGAGGGGGCAAAGGTGGTCATCGCAGATCTCGATCAGCAGGCGGCTCGAAGAACCGCGGCCGAGATCGATCCGACGGGCAAACGTGCGCTCGGAGTCGCGATGGACGTCGGCAATGAGGAGCAGGTCGAAATTGGCATGGGCCAAGCGATCCAGGCCTTCGGCCGATTGGACGTCCTAGTCAGCAACGCCGGTGTCCAGATTGTCGGCCCTCTCGTCGAATTCGAATTCGCAAAATGGAAGAAACTCCTTTCCATCCACCTCGATGGTGCCTTCCTGACCACCCGCGCCGCCTTACGGCAGATGTACAAGCAGAACAGCGGCAGCATCATCTACATGGGATCGGTACATTCCAAGGAAGCATCGCCGCTCAAAGCGCCTTATGTGACAGCCAAGCATGGCTTGATCGGCCTGGCTAAGGTCGTAGCGAAGGAGGGTGCCGACCGCGGCGTTCGTGCCAATGTGATTTGCCCCGGTTTCGTTCGCACCCCGCTGGTGGAAAAGCAGATACCGGAACAGGCCCGCGAGTTCGGGATATCTGAAGCGGAGGTCGTCAAAAACATCATGCTGAAGGAAACCGTCGACGGCCAGTTCACGACTGTGCAGGATGTGGCGGAGACGGCGTTGTTTCTCGCGGCCTTCCCCTCTAACGCTCTGACTGGCCAGTCGCTAGTGGTCAGCCATGGGTGGTCTATGCAGTAG
- a CDS encoding patatin-like phospholipase family protein: MNVQSQHFKSGSRPLPFECIALVLQGGGALGAYQAGVYEALAEAGIHPDWVAGVSIGSINAAIIAGNEPSERVSKLRAFWHEITANPLLDWATAAGTLAPKGDLPRAIFNQFSAACAAIAGAPGFFSLRQPAPWLRPGGAIEGTSFYETTHLKSTLERLVDFDRINAGGMRFSAGAVNVCTGNFVYFDNQTHTIRPEHVMASGSLPPGFPAIEIEGEFYWDGGLISNTPLQWVAENGPRQDTLAFQVDLWSAQGDFPRNLADVATRQKEIQYSSRTRANTEQFKQHQRSRHALAGLLAKLPAHLLGSDEATMLSSLADHKVYKLVHLIYRSRQYETHSKDFEFSRLSMEDHWQAGYFDAARTLRQPEALSRPNNLEGVSTYDLAQDGQE; this comes from the coding sequence ATGAATGTTCAGTCCCAGCACTTCAAGTCAGGGAGCCGGCCGCTGCCGTTCGAATGTATTGCCCTGGTGCTGCAAGGTGGCGGCGCGCTCGGCGCCTACCAAGCGGGAGTCTATGAAGCTCTTGCGGAAGCCGGCATTCATCCGGACTGGGTCGCCGGCGTGTCCATCGGTTCCATCAACGCGGCAATCATTGCCGGTAACGAGCCTTCCGAACGGGTCTCAAAGCTGCGTGCGTTCTGGCACGAGATTACGGCCAACCCCCTGCTCGACTGGGCTACCGCTGCAGGCACGCTCGCTCCCAAAGGCGACCTGCCCCGCGCGATCTTCAATCAGTTCAGTGCAGCCTGTGCGGCCATTGCTGGCGCGCCGGGTTTTTTCAGTCTCCGGCAACCTGCTCCCTGGCTCCGCCCAGGTGGAGCAATCGAGGGCACAAGTTTTTACGAAACCACTCACCTGAAGAGCACGCTTGAACGACTTGTCGACTTCGACCGGATCAACGCAGGCGGCATGCGTTTCAGCGCAGGCGCCGTAAACGTGTGCACGGGTAATTTCGTCTACTTCGACAATCAAACCCATACGATCCGTCCAGAGCACGTGATGGCCAGCGGCTCGCTTCCGCCAGGCTTCCCGGCCATTGAGATCGAGGGGGAATTCTACTGGGACGGCGGCCTCATCTCGAACACCCCGTTGCAATGGGTGGCCGAGAACGGGCCTCGGCAGGACACGCTCGCCTTCCAGGTGGACCTCTGGAGCGCCCAGGGTGATTTTCCTCGTAATCTTGCCGACGTGGCGACCAGGCAGAAGGAAATCCAGTATTCCAGCCGCACCCGCGCCAACACCGAGCAGTTCAAGCAGCACCAGCGGTCCCGGCACGCGCTTGCAGGCTTACTCGCAAAGCTTCCCGCCCACCTGCTCGGCAGCGATGAAGCCACCATGCTGAGCTCTCTTGCGGACCACAAGGTCTACAAATTGGTTCACCTGATCTACCGGTCCAGACAGTACGAGACGCACTCAAAGGATTTCGAGTTTTCGCGGCTGTCGATGGAGGACCATTGGCAAGCCGGCTACTTCGACGCGGCGCGCACGCTGCGTCAGCCAGAGGCACTAAGCAGACCGAACAATCTGGAGGGAGTCAGCACTTACGATCTCGCCCAGGACGGGCAGGAGTAG
- a CDS encoding acetoacetate decarboxylase — protein MNQDTVRETAFAMPLTNPAYPLGPYRFRNREYLIITYRTDPRKLRELVPEPLDVPDPLVKFEFIRMPDSSGFGDYTESGQVIPISFRGRHGSYTHCMFLDDHPPIAGGRELWGFPKKLASPTLRVETDTLVGTLDYGPVRVATATMGYKHRAAELASVRASLSEPNFLLKIIPHVDGRPRICELVEYRLEDIDLKEAWHGPASLDLWPHALAPVAELPVLEVVSAMHIIADLTLPLGTVVHDYLAETKPTYNKGKTHAFAK, from the coding sequence ATGAATCAAGACACTGTCCGGGAAACGGCGTTCGCCATGCCTCTGACCAATCCCGCCTATCCCCTCGGCCCATATCGTTTCCGAAATCGCGAGTATCTGATCATTACCTATCGGACGGATCCGAGGAAGTTGCGCGAGCTTGTGCCGGAACCGCTTGATGTGCCCGATCCGTTGGTGAAGTTCGAGTTCATACGCATGCCCGACTCGTCGGGGTTCGGCGACTACACGGAAAGTGGCCAGGTCATTCCTATTTCTTTTCGCGGCCGCCATGGCAGCTACACCCATTGCATGTTTCTTGACGATCACCCGCCGATCGCAGGTGGACGCGAACTGTGGGGTTTCCCAAAGAAGCTAGCCAGTCCCACGCTCCGCGTAGAGACCGACACTCTTGTGGGCACACTCGACTACGGCCCGGTCCGGGTCGCCACCGCAACCATGGGCTACAAGCACCGGGCTGCCGAACTCGCATCCGTAAGGGCCTCACTCAGCGAACCGAATTTCCTGCTCAAGATCATCCCCCATGTCGACGGCAGGCCACGTATCTGTGAACTGGTCGAATACCGCTTGGAAGATATCGATCTCAAAGAAGCCTGGCACGGCCCGGCATCGCTCGACCTTTGGCCGCACGCGCTGGCCCCCGTGGCAGAATTACCGGTCCTGGAGGTGGTATCGGCGATGCACATCATTGCCGATCTGACTCTGCCGCTCGGGACGGTCGTCCATGACTATCTGGCCGAGACGAAGCCCACCTATAACAAAGGAAAAACCCATGCGTTCGCTAAGTGA
- a CDS encoding MucR family transcriptional regulator produces MTGEDTSFGSLSELTAQIVAAYVSRNPVPSSALPDLIISVNLSLSTARESATKNKAKPVPAVNPRKSVTPEFIVCLEDGKKFKSLRRHLGTSHGLSPDQYRAKWGLARDYPMSATNYSAARSALAKSMGLGKAGNPKRGKGQARPGAEKNR; encoded by the coding sequence ATGACTGGCGAAGACACGAGCTTTGGTTCGCTGAGCGAACTGACAGCACAGATCGTGGCTGCATATGTCAGCAGAAACCCGGTCCCTTCCTCCGCTTTGCCGGACCTGATCATCAGCGTCAACCTGTCGCTGTCGACCGCTCGAGAGTCGGCCACAAAAAACAAGGCGAAGCCCGTGCCGGCGGTCAACCCGAGAAAGTCGGTGACACCGGAATTCATCGTCTGCCTCGAAGATGGCAAGAAGTTCAAATCGTTGCGGCGCCATTTAGGCACAAGCCATGGCTTGTCACCCGATCAGTATAGAGCCAAATGGGGACTGGCGCGGGACTATCCCATGAGCGCCACAAACTACTCCGCGGCGCGCTCGGCCCTGGCAAAGTCAATGGGTCTCGGCAAAGCCGGGAACCCTAAGCGGGGCAAAGGCCAGGCTCGGCCGGGCGCAGAAAAAAACCGCTAG
- a CDS encoding ATP-binding protein, with the protein MPEPVDIRRSLELFKTAFASVLSTDICRAIEVADNLPLAFVDRQLVDLALLNLVLGAHDAMPDGGNVTIAAGLGFPPSSHIGLSERMIHLSVTETGLGGSEAAAKISEDASLPLESNENGLSLAMIGQLIKSLQGELSITSAPRQGTSVDLWLPALPTHSETKPA; encoded by the coding sequence ATGCCCGAACCAGTAGACATTCGCCGGTCGCTCGAGCTGTTCAAGACCGCGTTCGCCAGCGTCCTCTCGACCGACATCTGTCGAGCCATAGAGGTCGCGGACAATCTTCCGCTGGCATTTGTCGATCGGCAACTCGTGGATCTTGCTCTCCTCAATCTCGTTCTCGGTGCACATGATGCCATGCCAGATGGCGGCAATGTCACTATTGCTGCCGGACTAGGGTTTCCGCCCTCGAGCCACATCGGTTTGTCAGAGCGGATGATCCACCTTTCCGTAACTGAAACCGGCCTCGGTGGGAGTGAAGCAGCAGCGAAGATATCGGAAGACGCCAGTCTCCCGCTGGAGAGCAACGAAAACGGCCTCTCTCTGGCGATGATCGGGCAGCTTATCAAAAGTCTGCAGGGGGAACTCTCGATTACCAGCGCGCCCCGACAGGGTACCTCGGTCGACCTATGGCTGCCGGCTCTGCCAACCCATTCGGAAACTAAACCAGCTTAG
- a CDS encoding TetR/AcrR family transcriptional regulator — translation MAKVDLARRAEIGREKRERTRTLILDAGTMLMAERPREAVTVDAVVEAAGVAKGTFYYHFQSIDELAAAVGEKLGDSFDAVLKDARLALEDPVKRLSFAFTKFLEKAISDSNWARLVIQSSQSRTEYARGIRTNLKADIAHAIIQERVTIPDAELAVDIVMGIWLQVTRGILDRGARPDVTQQTVESVLRALGASRSDHQNAWKKWS, via the coding sequence ATGGCAAAGGTTGATTTGGCGCGCAGGGCGGAGATCGGACGGGAGAAGCGAGAAAGAACACGTACGCTGATCTTGGATGCCGGGACGATGCTGATGGCGGAACGGCCTCGCGAGGCGGTTACGGTCGATGCAGTCGTGGAGGCAGCCGGCGTCGCGAAGGGTACCTTCTACTACCACTTCCAGAGCATCGACGAACTGGCCGCGGCTGTAGGAGAGAAACTCGGGGACAGCTTCGACGCGGTGCTGAAGGATGCGCGCCTCGCACTAGAAGATCCCGTCAAGCGCTTATCCTTCGCCTTCACCAAGTTCTTGGAAAAGGCGATCTCGGATTCGAACTGGGCACGTCTGGTTATCCAGAGTTCTCAGTCGCGCACCGAGTACGCGCGGGGTATCCGCACGAACCTCAAGGCGGATATCGCTCACGCGATAATCCAAGAGCGCGTGACCATACCGGACGCTGAGCTGGCAGTCGACATCGTGATGGGCATATGGCTGCAGGTGACGCGCGGCATCCTTGATCGTGGTGCTAGGCCCGACGTGACACAACAGACTGTCGAGTCGGTGCTTCGGGCCCTGGGCGCATCGCGATCGGACCACCAGAACGCCTGGAAAAAATGGTCATGA
- the ligD gene encoding DNA ligase D, giving the protein MGNLAQPLSFVEFQSPTLVDKAPEGREWLHEIKYDGYRTELIIEGGAARAFTRRGYDWSRRYRRIVEAAAALPVKNAIIDGEAVVLGDTGLPDYQALERELGNPNSSRLILYAFDLLYLNGRDFRALPLAERKAGLEKLLKGTAPTLTYAEHLEASGRDVFEHACRMGLEGIVCKRADAPYRSGVQTTWLKVKCIKSDTFPIVAFVEKLGAHPRRVASLYIGRREGDRLLYAGKAQSGYTTRAAQELRERLDPLIISKSPLSEPIKKPKATWVKPDALAEVQFSGVTDRGILREAVFKGLREDLATIPAKPPAASRRRESAVGHGVPRENILQLLPDAVSPSKEELARYWETVADQALPHLARRPLKLVRHTLGATFFHKGPLPDIPCAVHQLRVQKREGGEGVRVWVDDLAGLLGLVEMDAVELHPWNATVEDIEHCDRIVLDLDPGQAVEWDEVIDTALALRDILRAAGLESWPKVTGGKGIHLMAPLETRMTHDKARHLARSLAQCLVDADPDRYLLSAAPSARKGRIFVDYLRNGRGNTAVGAFSPRARPGFPIAHPVSWTQIERGIRPDAFDIGHPFRAAPQQATRRAAGHAAR; this is encoded by the coding sequence ATGGGGAACCTCGCGCAGCCGCTTTCATTCGTCGAATTTCAGTCGCCAACCCTGGTCGACAAGGCTCCCGAGGGTCGTGAGTGGCTGCATGAGATAAAGTATGACGGCTACCGCACAGAACTCATAATTGAGGGCGGCGCAGCGCGAGCCTTTACCCGGCGTGGCTACGACTGGTCGCGCCGCTACAGGAGGATTGTCGAGGCGGCTGCGGCCCTGCCGGTCAAGAACGCGATCATCGACGGGGAGGCTGTCGTGCTTGGAGACACCGGCCTGCCCGATTACCAGGCCCTGGAACGCGAGTTGGGCAACCCGAACTCATCAAGGCTCATTCTCTACGCGTTCGATCTGCTATACCTCAACGGACGGGACTTTAGGGCCCTGCCGCTGGCCGAACGCAAGGCTGGGCTCGAGAAGCTACTGAAGGGCACCGCGCCGACACTGACCTATGCCGAGCATCTGGAGGCCAGCGGCAGGGATGTTTTTGAACATGCCTGCCGCATGGGTCTCGAGGGGATCGTCTGCAAGCGCGCCGACGCTCCTTATCGCTCGGGGGTCCAGACGACCTGGCTCAAGGTCAAGTGCATCAAGAGCGATACTTTTCCCATCGTCGCCTTCGTCGAAAAACTGGGCGCTCACCCGCGCCGGGTCGCATCACTCTACATTGGGCGCCGGGAGGGCGACCGGCTGCTCTATGCCGGAAAGGCTCAGAGCGGCTACACCACTCGGGCTGCACAAGAGCTTCGAGAGCGCCTTGATCCGCTGATCATCAGCAAATCACCTTTGTCAGAGCCGATAAAGAAGCCGAAGGCGACATGGGTCAAGCCGGACGCCTTGGCTGAAGTGCAATTCAGCGGGGTTACGGATCGCGGCATACTGCGCGAGGCCGTGTTCAAGGGATTGCGCGAAGACCTCGCAACCATCCCGGCCAAGCCGCCAGCGGCTTCAAGACGTCGGGAGAGCGCGGTCGGCCACGGCGTCCCGCGCGAAAACATTCTGCAGCTGCTGCCCGATGCTGTCTCGCCCTCCAAGGAAGAGCTTGCCCGATATTGGGAGACGGTAGCCGATCAGGCGCTTCCGCATCTTGCTCGCCGTCCGCTCAAGCTCGTTCGCCACACCCTTGGCGCCACCTTCTTCCATAAGGGACCATTGCCCGATATCCCCTGCGCCGTGCACCAGTTGCGCGTGCAAAAGAGAGAAGGCGGCGAGGGCGTGCGAGTGTGGGTAGATGACCTTGCCGGTTTGCTGGGCCTGGTCGAGATGGACGCGGTCGAGTTGCATCCGTGGAACGCCACGGTGGAGGACATTGAGCATTGCGACCGCATTGTTTTGGACCTTGACCCAGGCCAAGCGGTCGAATGGGATGAGGTGATCGATACAGCCCTTGCGCTCCGCGACATCTTGCGAGCCGCGGGTCTGGAGAGCTGGCCCAAGGTCACAGGCGGGAAGGGCATTCACTTGATGGCGCCGCTCGAGACAAGGATGACGCATGACAAGGCTCGGCACCTGGCGAGATCGCTCGCCCAATGTCTTGTCGATGCGGATCCCGACCGCTACCTTTTGTCCGCCGCTCCGTCGGCGCGAAAAGGCCGAATATTCGTCGACTACCTTCGCAATGGTCGCGGCAACACCGCCGTCGGTGCTTTCTCACCACGGGCGCGGCCGGGCTTTCCGATTGCCCATCCTGTCAGCTGGACCCAAATTGAACGCGGTATTCGTCCGGATGCGTTCGACA